The following are encoded in a window of Lactobacillus intestinalis genomic DNA:
- a CDS encoding glycosyltransferase family 2 protein, with protein sequence MKKISIVVPCYDEEEALPLFYEAVEKVVRKMDVKVEYWFVNDGSTDKTLAELRQLHEKNPNVHYISFSRNFGKEAALYAGLQAATGDYVVDMDADLQDPPSFLPIMYKLLQTGEWDCIGTRRTDRNGESKIKSFFSGMFYKFINQVSNTHIVPGARDYRMMTRQMVDAVLSLKEYSRFSKGIFSWVGFRTKYLDYQNVERVAGKSDWTTWELFKYAFAGIADFSQAPLNIAVWIGSVSFIISIVSLIVVIVRHIINPNTDVFGWASLVSIILLIGGLQLLCIGVIGRYIGKIFLQVKRRPIYIVQEKK encoded by the coding sequence GTGAAGAAGATATCAATTGTAGTCCCTTGCTATGATGAAGAAGAAGCGCTGCCGCTTTTTTATGAAGCAGTTGAAAAAGTAGTTAGGAAGATGGACGTTAAAGTTGAATATTGGTTTGTGAATGATGGTTCTACTGATAAAACCTTAGCTGAATTACGGCAGCTACATGAAAAGAATCCAAATGTTCATTACATCTCTTTTTCGCGAAATTTCGGGAAAGAGGCGGCTTTATACGCTGGGTTACAAGCAGCAACTGGAGATTATGTGGTGGATATGGATGCAGATTTACAAGATCCGCCATCTTTTTTACCCATTATGTATAAATTGCTTCAAACTGGTGAATGGGATTGCATTGGGACTCGTCGAACGGATCGTAATGGAGAAAGTAAGATTAAATCTTTCTTTAGTGGGATGTTTTACAAGTTTATTAATCAGGTTTCTAATACTCATATTGTGCCCGGTGCTCGTGATTATCGAATGATGACAAGACAAATGGTGGATGCTGTTTTATCGTTAAAAGAATATAGTCGTTTTTCTAAAGGTATCTTTTCCTGGGTAGGTTTTAGGACAAAATACTTGGATTATCAAAACGTTGAAAGAGTTGCGGGAAAAAGTGATTGGACTACTTGGGAGCTATTTAAGTATGCTTTTGCTGGAATCGCAGACTTTTCACAGGCACCGTTAAATATTGCGGTGTGGATTGGAAGTGTATCTTTTATAATTTCAATTGTGAGCCTGATTGTAGTAATTGTGCGCCACATTATCAATCCCAATACAGATGTTTTTGGCTGGGCATCTTTAGTCAGTATAATTTTGCTGATTGGAGGTCTGCAGTTACTCTGCATTGGCGTTATTGGTCGCTATATTGGGAAAATTTTCTTACAAGTAAAGAGGCGTCCGATATACATTGTTCAAGAGAAAAAATAA
- a CDS encoding GtrA family protein — MQGKVLAIIKSEDFIQLIRYGLIGILGLIVDFGIYSTLTLMTEMRVELANLISSSCGLINNFLWNSYANFKVHDHLIKRFVEYYIVGQITTIFTTICLFIFVSLLRQDKLLVKAISTIIATLIQFGINKAITFKKG, encoded by the coding sequence ATGCAAGGTAAGGTATTAGCAATTATAAAAAGTGAAGATTTCATTCAATTAATTAGATATGGCTTGATTGGGATATTAGGTTTGATTGTTGATTTTGGAATCTATTCAACTTTAACTCTCATGACAGAAATGAGAGTAGAACTTGCCAATTTGATTTCTTCAAGTTGTGGTTTAATAAATAACTTCCTTTGGAATAGTTATGCAAATTTTAAAGTTCACGATCATTTAATTAAAAGATTTGTTGAATATTATATCGTGGGCCAGATTACGACCATTTTTACGACAATTTGTTTATTCATTTTTGTGAGCTTGCTCAGACAAGATAAATTGCTCGTTAAGGCTATCTCTACGATAATTGCAACACTTATTCAATTTGGAATTAATAAAGCAATTACTTTTAAGAAGGGATGA